DNA from Nematostella vectensis chromosome 5, jaNemVect1.1, whole genome shotgun sequence:
atcgtcTGTTTAAAACAATTAACTGATATGTTTTTAATCAAATGTCATTAATAAGGTATCAGAATTAAATCGTGGGTGGTtatttagatgttttttttatatgagaCCATTCTTTTCTGACATAAACAAGGCTTATCGAGCCACAATTTTAAACCTCACACAATACGCGTCAAACTTCCATTTATTAAATTAAAAGGATTGAAACTGAGTTACTTTACTTGCGTTAATGGAGTACCgtttttaaataaagaaatttATTAATTGCGACTAAACGGTAGTACACTTGATATTATGTTACTATGGTTGAAACATAAattttgtattaaaatttaCAATTCTCTTTTTCAGGTTCTGTTTGAGTTGGCTAGGTTCCATGCCCCCTCCACCATCTTCCTAGATGAGCTGGAGTCTCTCATGAGCCAAAGAGGCacaggagggggagggtaagTAGAATTTGTTCTTGATAGCCGGTATGTGCCTGATATCATATGCAAGAAAGTCTATAAGATGTAGCAATATTCTTCCATAACTGCGTAAGGGAAAGTTACGCtcaaagaatgtcgatcaacctctcctttgttattgtttattattgaaagaaaaacgcctaattcgcaaggaaacttcaaaataacaatctatgAATGAGGTCTGATATTGAcgaaatttgattgaaaatatcttggttactttcTTGGATAAGCCGATGTGGAAATGAATGCTTTttgtgactcggcattgaacgggagcataaaatggcggcgtgattggcctacTTTAATTTTAGTTTAAAGGGATGTGCGATCCTCTTTTGCCCTCACCTCGCTATATGCCTGTCATCTCTGGGCTcgatttgaatattttgtttttatattacCTGATTTCAAACGGAAATAAGCAGCGTTGTCTCAGGTGTTATCTCTTACCGGGGGTTCTTATCGGATTTCATCCTGTGGTTCGTCAGAGTTGCGATGTCAAATATAGCCATCATCCCACTCAGTATTCTATAAAAGACTCCATGGATCAGAACTTCATGTAGAGTTAGGTAGTTCATGAGGTCTCGCTTGAAGTACCATGAGAaatagccaaaaaaaaaacttattagGAAGAGGGAAAGAAAAGCTCACACCAAAAGGAGAGAAAAGACTTATAAGGAGAGAAACACCAGATTTAGGTTGATCTAGTGTGTGCCTTGCTTCTCGTAGAGCTGAACACGAAGGCAGCCTCCGGATGAAGACAGAGCTCTTGGTGCAGATGGACGGTCTAGCTCGCTCGGACGACTTGGTCTTTCTCCTCGCTGCCTCTAATCTACCCTGGTAAGTGCCCAGAGGGACAAACATACCTTATGACATAAAGGGCGAAGTGAGACAAAGGCACGTACTTTTAGTGTGACTCGCGCTGCCGATCCACCAAGACAAATAACGCCAGGGGATAGCGTGTTTTGCCGTTGGACGCTCTCTGAGAGGAGCGCAAAGCTCTCAAACACACGCTACGATCTCGCCGCTTCTCAGTTCATTCAGCTTAGAAGTGTGAAATTTATAGCGAAAGGCACGACGGTAAGAGGTGTtctcccacccccccacccctctttATAAGACCATAACTATGAGTAATCAGTCAGATTCATATTCGTACtggatatttttattttacttattGTCCAGGTCAATCAGATACTAATTAGCTTACATAAACTACCAATAACGCTCGTTGCAATTTGGGTGATGATATTTGTAGGGTTGTTGGGACGAATGCCTTGTCAAAGACTCGCTTCTGTCACATGAACACGCAGCATTTATCACAGTTGCACTATCTTCAAGAATGATATTTAACAAGTCGGCGTTGATCAAATTTTGCGTGAAAGTCATATTTTGAGAACCAGTTTTCAAAGCTGAGTGTCCTGCCATTCCTCGAGCTGCCGTTCATGATTCTAAACACGAACCCCTTAGTATTGTGTAACCTTAAATATGGTGTACCATATTTAGGCCCTATCCTGGTTCtacgtttttttatttactgcTCTCCACGCCGTTTCAAATCGTGCTAAACTAATACAATCGGGATAATTGTTGGGAGCCCACCTTGTAGGGCAGTGACTGGGTGTGGTCTAGCATGTTGTTGTGCCACAGGGAGCTGGATCACGCGATGTTGCGCAGACTGGAGAAGCGGATTCTTGTTGATCTACCCACACTCGAGGCGCGCAAAGCCATGCTGATGCAGAACCTGCCGCCAGTCATCTCGGCATCTGACGGGAAGGGGGTCGAGATTCGCACAGAAATCGACTATGACATGCTAGCAAAGGTGACAGTGGAACCTCACTATGATAGATATTCATTATCGGTGCCGAAAATATTGTCCGTTATATCATAGTGTCCGTTTTATAGAGGTTTTATATGGGACGgaaaactgaaaaactcaaacagCTTCGCCTCTGGATCCAATTGGATACGTATAGTACAGTATGGCGAAAACAGACAAAGCAGAAGTCCAAAGATTATAACATATTTAAACACGCATTATCTTGTAACGGTTTCCTTAGCCGACCTGATGAAGGACTTCAAGTAAAGTCCGAACCGTTTTAATATTTCGACTTCTGTCTTGTCTGTCTTTTCCATACTACTATAGAAGTATTATATAGAGCGTTTGACTGACGAGTTTGGAACCTTCCATCTTTATGGAAGTCCGTTATATAAAAGTTGAACTTAGAACCTCGTCTCTTCCGCTGGCGTTTTTAGACACTGTATGCGACCTGGCTAAAAACGCCTGCGCTGACGCTACGTGCACCCTTGATTGAAATGTGTCTGAATGAAATTTAGACAAAGTTAAACCGGGTCAGGGTCGCGCGCCCTGGGGCCGAATTGCTGGCCCCTGGTCAGGAAAACGACCACCCCACGCCTTTCTTGCACTGGCAGCGTTTCGAGTGAGCAAATAACGCTAACGTATGATCCATGCTTTTCAGTCCCCAACCACCCACCCAAAGCTTATAGTAAGTATATTTCACTGAGAAATCAGGGTGACAGGTATCCCCTGTGGTGGGAAGCTGTGGCCCGGTTGCCATGGTTCCCTGGGTAGCGCTTAGTCGGGCGACCAGTACGCGCTCTAATACTTCACCCCAACTTATCTGACGATGAGTTTAATGTTCAACATGTCCTTGTTTGTTCAGCGAGCAGAGGGCTACTCGGGATCAGACATCAAGCTTCTAGCCAAGGAGGCTGCCATGAGGAAAGTCCGCAAGATCTTCGACATCTTAGAGGGACATCATGCTGGTAGGTCCACTCAGCCTCGTACATGGTGTGTCGTATTACCTGGTACATGGTGTACCGTATAACCTGGTACATGGTGTGTCGTATTACCTGGTACATGGTCTGTCGTATTACCTGGTACATGGTCTGTCGTATTACCTGGtacatggtgtgttgtataacctggtacatggtgtgttgtattacCTGGTACATGGTGTGTCGTATTACCTGGtacatggtgtgttgtataaCCTGGTACATGGTGTGTCTTATTACCTGGTACATGGTGTGCCGTATTACCTTGTACATGGTATGTCGTATTACCTGGTACATGGTGTGTCGTATTACCTGGTACATGGTGTGCCGTATTACCTTGTACATGGTGTGTCGTATTACCTGGtacatggtgtgttgtataaCCTGGTACATGGTGTGTCTTATTACCTGGTACATGGTGTGCCGTATTACCTTGtacatggtgtgttgtataacctggtacatggtgtgttgtattacCTGGTACATGGTGTGTCGTATTACCTGGtacatggtgtgttgtataaCCTGGTACATGGTGTGTCTTATTACCTGGTACATGGTGTGCCGTATAACCTGGTACATGGCGTGTCGTATAACCTAGTACATGGTGTGCCGTATAACCTGGTACATGGTGTGTCGTATTACCTGGTACATGGTGTGTCGTATAACCTGATACATGGTGTGTCGTATTACCTGGTACATGGTGTGTCGTATTACCTGGtacatggtgtgttgtattacCTGGTACATGGTGTGTCGTATTACCTGGTACATGGTGTGTCGTATTACCTGGTACATGGTGTGTCGTATAACCTGATACATGGTGTGTCGTATTACCTGGTACATGGTGTGTCGTATTACCTGGTACATGGTGTGTCGTATTACCTGGTACATGGTGTGTCGTATTACCTGGtacatggtgtgttgtattacCTGGTACATGGTGTGTCGTATTACCTGGtacatggtgtgttgtataaCCTGGTACATGGTGTGTCTTATTACCTGGTACATGGTGTGCCGTATAACCTGGTACATGGCGTGTCGTATAACCTAGTACATGGTGTGCCGTATAACCTGGTACATGGTGTGTCGTATTACCTGGtacatggtgtgttgtataaCCTGATACTTGGTGTGTCGTATTACCTGGTACATGGTGTGTCGTATTACCTGGtacatggtgtgttgtattacctggtacatggtgtgttgtataaCCTGGTACATGGTGTGCCGTATAACCTGGTACTTGGTGTGTCGTATAACCTGAtacttggtgtgttgtatTACCTGGTACATGGTGTGTCGTATTACCTGGtacatggtgtgttgtattacctggtacatggtgtgttgtataaCCTGGTACATGGTGTGTCGTATAACCTGGTACTTGGTGTGTCGTATAACCTGGTACATGGTGTGCCGTATAACCTGGtacatggtgtgttgtattacCTGGTACATGGTGTACCGTATAACCTGGTACATGGTGTGTCGTATAACCTGGTACATGGTGTGCCGTATAACCTGGtacatggtgtgttgtattacCTGGTACATGGTGTACCGTATAACCTGGtacatggtgtgttgtattacCTGGTACATGGTGTACCGTATAACCTGGTACATGGTGTGTCGTATAACCTGGTACATGGTGTGCCGTATTACCTGGTACATGGTGTGTCGTATTACCTGGTACATGGTGTACCGTATAACCTGTACATGGTGTGTCGTATTACCTGGTACATGGTGTGTCGTATTACCTGGTACATGGTGTGTCGTATAACCTGtacatggtgtgttgtattacCTGGTACATGGTGTGTCGTATTACCTGGTACATGGTGTGTCGTATAACCTGtacatggtgtgttgtattacCTGGTACATGGTGTGTCGTATAACCTGGTACATGGTGTGTCGTATTACCTGGTACATGGTGTGTCGTATAACCTGGTACATGGTGTGTCGCATAACCTGGtacatggtgtgttgtattacCTGGTACATGGTGTGTCGTATAACCTGGTACATGGTGTGTCGTATTACCTGGtacatggtgtgttgtattacctggtacatggtgtgttgtattacctggtacatggtgtgttgtattacCTGGTACATGGCGTGTCGCATAGCCTGTACATGGAGTGTCGTATAACCTGGTACATGGCGTGTCACATAACCTGTACATGGTGTGTCGTATTACCTGGTACATGGCGTGTCGCATAACCTGTACATGGTGTGTCGTATTACCTGGTACATGGTGTGTCGTATTACCTGGTACATGGCGTGTCGCATAACCTGGTACATGGTGTGTCGTATAACCTGGTATATGTTGTGTCGTATAGTAGGGGTGTCCACTCAACTTTGAGTGAacaaaagtagaaaaaaataagtcCCACCAACCTGGTATTTGGTGTACAATATAAGAGGAAAGGGGGTAGGTGTCCAGGCAAGTCTGATGCGGTACACTTCCTGCCATAAGAAAGAGTGTAATCTTTGTTCAGCTGAAGACCTCTGCATAATCAAATACGTACCTAGGAAATAATTAAGTTTGTTCAAGATGAAGCGCTTGTGCAAAATTAACAAGTTAACTACAAGGCCATCTGAGGATGCTCTCAGACTTTGCTCTACGTTCTCTTTTTAATCAGACTTGCAGCCACTTGCATAATCTATTCTGGAATTAATTGTTCCCCTTCCTCTCGGTGTTTTACAGCAAATTCCGATGGGCGTGCCACCCCTCTCCCTAAGCTCGAGATAGACCCTGTTGAGACCTCTGACGTCGAAGCTGCGCTGGCGCATACCAAACCCTCCGCGAGGACGCTGACCGATAAGTACAGAGAGTGGCAGAAAGAATATGAATCGGTGTAGTCGGGGTAAGCgcgggttacctgtggaaACGCTTGCGCTTGCTAAAGCTCTCGCAAGGACTGTGACCGATACGTACTGAGACTGACAGAAATTATATGAATCAGTGCGGGTACCGTTCATCCCAGAGAGAATACGAGTCAACACATCGTTTGGGTATGTTGGTATAATATCGAGAATGCACTCACGTGTAGCACTTGGATGCTCTATGCATACGAATGCAGAATGTGTTTGTggagacatgacggaaaaacatgacgtgacgcttcaaataagcccatttcacatcgaataaggcggagaattctctgggtacttagtaacttatagcaaacaaaatatcaagtgcgactttttttaaattgatgcgactttttataaattgtcattgaaatttgagcttttcgtccctgaactgatacacaatgcaatgatgagcaaggaaaaattatcttaaaaagccaaaatctggttatgtgcacttcggcctcacgttatttgtgttttgaaaatcagtccgtaatacaaggaacctatagccattgtaagtaaatgtgtcttctctctttatctggaattgcgcgttttccaggattttccgtcatgtcgtttGTGAATGGTATAGAGATGTAGAAAGCGGTGCTATAGAGTGACACAAAAACACAGCAATCTTGTGCGTTTGGTTACGTCACGCAAGTAAATATATAACGAATGTAAATATACGCTATGCGATTTCATAAACGTCACGCAAAACAATGCGTCACGCAAGCGAATAAGTGACCCAATTGGATGCGTCACGCAgttgataataaaacagtatgtTACACAAGCGAGTGACTTAATCGGATGCGTGACGTAAATTGATCATAAAACAATGCGTCACGCAAGCGATTAAGTCACTTTATCTGATGTGTCACGCAAATAGCAAAGTGAGACTGTAAATCGGTACTTCAAATTTGTGGTTATGTACAAAGTAGATATTTGTAAAATATTAAGCATTCTagtgtatattttttatataaataaatctctACTTAGTTTACCATGCATAGTTTTTTCTCTGATTCCAGGCTGCCATATCACTAATCCTGCCCCGATACGAAGTATTCTATGGATACACATTACTATTTCACATCCTAAGATCAAATCTGATAAACCGACATCCTTCAATCATCTAATAATTTGTgtcatttcattttcttttgattCCACGACCCCGTTGAACCACTACACTCGTTCCTGATAATCTTTTCAGGGTTACGAGTGGCATCGCATTTGTTTATCTGGACACCTAGACTATTCTTGTTCCAGTACGCTTTTTTCTGATACATCTTCTTTAGGGTAACAGGTGGCTTCTTGAAGACTATACTCCAGTAACCCACGACAGCTCAAGTACAACCCACATATGTCAAATCTGCCAGCTATAGACCGTTTacacgatgttgcgcgcgcatccaaaatgccacagactggcgggaTACAGCTGATCTAAAATGGCGTACAAAGTCAAGTCTACAGACGAAGCTATAGAAAAAGCTGCCAGAGTGATTCTTTTGCAGAATTCCCCTTTGTCCGCATCATCTTTTATTAACTATGGTCCGCCAGTCTGTGCGCGAAAAGAGTAGCTGCGCAGACACTGCATATTTCTTTAAAGTCCGTAAATCTTGCGTGATACTGTTATGTTTTTGTTTCGAATGTTTAGAACTCCcaccattttgaaaaatataacttaCCCAGCATTGTTTGATATCGTAGAATTATAATCGAGTTGATTTTAttgtaggatggattgaaTTTCAGCATGATTCAAGCGGGTTTAATTCACATGCATGGGGTTTTCATAGCCTACAAAACCACGCGTCACGCAAATCGATCGACTGGCTTTaagcatttttttcatatgtCGTTTTGCGGTCATTTGATATCTTTTTAGGCAAACGTACTCCCTTAGCACCATACCAAGCTGGCATGACAGGTTAAGGACAATAACACAATTTGTTACATACAGCAGCTATTGTCCTTAACACATTTTGGAGTCGTCTCATCTGTTGTGtatccaagaccaagccacaCTGGCACTGTATATTTTGTTGGACCCCGCACCTATTGCTGTAACCTTGCGCCAGCAACATCTTGCATATCTTGTTCAACCCTCTTATTCAACCCTGCTCAATTCCACCCTTATTCCTCCAGGTGGcgcctttttttctgtgtacCAACAGCCAAGCTATTCAGCGTTATCCCGCAAATATTTTAAGACCCAGCCCCTTCTGTACCGTTATACCGCGTGATATCACCTCATCTCTTTGTGTGCGTACGTCCTTCCTGAAGCACTATACTCGGCCGACCCGAATCCCGACAACTCGGGCACGTGTTCGTAATCCGTGGCCGTGTCCCAGTCGTTGGCTGGGTCATCCAGATACTCCTCCGGCTCCTCGATATCCATGAACTTTTGCATCATATTCCTCCTGAAGTACTTAACATAGGAAATCTCGTTCCTTTTCATGCTCTCGCATCGCTTAAGTAGAGCTCCAGGGAGGTCCTGCTTAAGGGAGTACCCCTTTACGTACACTCCTGTGTACGCTTCGTCCAGATAATCCCCCTTTTGTAAACACTGATTTGAAATTCTTTTGTTGATGCGCCGGAAGATTTTAAGCTCCCTCTGGAATGGTGCCCCTTGCTCCTTGATCTTGGCCCATAAGGTCTTGTTGAAGTGATCGTAAAGAAGTGAGTCGGCGCGATTCCAGCTTAAGATGTCTTGTCTAACCTCTTCATCAAGTGATTTCCTCTTGTGCTTATCTTGGCGCTCGTTGAGTTTGAAGTACAAAATATCCTCGTATGTCCAGCACATAAGTCTCTTTAGAAGAACTAGGGACTCATCGAAGTGCTCCATTATCATAACAAGGTCGAACTCTTCATTCAGGAACTTTAGATAATGATCTACGGCGGTAGCGTTCTGAAAGTATCTAAAATCAAGCCCTAAATCAAACATCATCGGATTCCGCAATAAATGCAACGCTAAGGTTTTCTTCATAAAAGGTCTACTGTCTTTAAAAGACGGCGGGTATTTAAGAAACGTGCCTAAGGGGTCAATCTCTTGGTTAAACCCTAAGGGGTTTGCAAAATGCATAAAGTTAAACACGGACTCGTATTGTAACACAGGGTCTCGGAGAATTGATATGTACTTCGTTTTCGGCTTGGGAAACAACCAATGCATAGGCTTGCTGTTATACCTAGCGTGGTTACATAAAATGTTCGCGTCTATTTTATAAAGTGGAGCCGTATATGTCAGGCGAAACCTTGTTGGCCAAAGAAATGTAAAAAGGTGTTTCTGAGATGGCAACACGACCGTAAGGTTCCATTTGTCTGCATATCGGTTCAAGATATTTGTGACCGTACTCCCTCCAGTCTTGTGGGTTTTTAGGAAAAGCACGTGGTCGACTCTCTGGCAGCTTTTCGTGGACGACACGTGAGTACTTTTCTTGGACTTGACAGATTTCTTGGAATCTTTTCTGTGCGCTCTAGAAGGTAGTTTTCTGGGTGATACTTTGTGTGTGTCGCTTTGTTGGTTTGTTAAGGTGATTCTTTCGCTTTCTTCTTCTGCTTTTAGGCTAATGCTCCTGTAATTCACACAAATGTTATTTGTATTAGACCCACGTGGAATTGTGTAAGAtatctatttcaaataaggttgcactcgagaatccatgtgtcgtaacccgcggtggttcatgggtaacgtataaACGGCTTAATCCTTGTATCTAAAAGCCGTGTCAATGTTCATAAGAACAAGCGGGTTACGATATACAAATTCTCTGAGTGCAGCCGTATTTCAAATAGTTGTATACTATTTGGTGTGCATATGGCTACATTGATTGCTTGTGTATAACgcgctctttttttttctaagatTGGAGAGGAAAAAATAGAACTATTTTTCGCTAAAAGATATATCCTTCATAGGGAACAAAAATAAAGGGCCTGACCTTCAATCAGGGACGGACCTAGCTTTTTTCTCAGTGACTCAGGTGTtactcagtgacaaagggaggggggggggggggtaatttgttttgttacatatggctttcaagcagcccaaaggggggtttaATTAagccccctaaaccctccccctagatccgctactacCAATCCTACTTTTTCGATAGCGggaaattctaaaaaaataaaactgttCCCCTAGGCTGACTTTAATTTATCATACTATATATATCAAATACTGTCGTCTTATCAAAAAATGCAgagtttattttaatatttatttattttattttatatttcacaTTGGCCTGTATTTTTGATCTAACGATTCCAAAACTTCAGCAATTTTCTCCCTGTGAGCTAACAGTTTTCACTGTTTTGATGGCGATCTAGCAAAATTTATCCAGTCGAGTTTCACAGATCACTTCAGATACTTAAATTTGTTTAAACTAATTATTGaataacaaaatttaaaaGCATTCTACTTTATTGCCCCACAGGAAGTTCCTGGCTATGATAACAACGCAATATAAAACAAGTTAGACATTAGCATCTCTCGACACCAGGAAGTTAAGAAATATGGCTCCCCTGATAAGGGATAAGAAAAACGAGAAATTTACTTCACTTAAATATCTTGAAAAGTCactatttttgcaaaaaaaatccccTTTTATTGTACTTACCCTTTAAAACCTGTCTGCTTTGATACTGACAAAAAATCACATTCATTGGATTTTAAAACTAAACGTAAATTGATAACCATCATTTCTTTAAACGCTGAGAGAACTCATCTGTTGAACTGAAAAACTCGATAAAatgatttaatttattttcaagCTTTTGTTTGGTAATGTGAATTAGTTAGGGTTGTTGTCCAAGATTATATTGTTCGAGAGTAGATATGCATAACCGCAAGCGATTAAAAGCTTTTTGAGTGTAACCATATTAATCGGGTTTAAAAACCATTGCCATTAACTAAAATAACACCGTTTACCTTTCTTTTTGGCAGTGGTATCGATCTCCTGTGTAGCTTGTTCCGTAGAATATAACAACCACCGCGGAAAACGCTATAACTAGCGCGAATAACGCACGGATAGGGATAGTCATGGCCTACCCGGGCAGAGTAAAGGTGGAATTCTCATATCTCATTGTTGCTATCTCCCTTTTGTAGTCGAACTACAGTCGCTTGTTAACGCAAATACATTCCAAAAGATTCCATTTTCACGAGGACTCTTAGCCATTGTCATTGTTCATTTGACTATCTTAATTATTTATCGTAGCTGCAATACGTTTCGCAAGGTGGAACCACCTGCCTACCGAGCTCCGCCTTTCCAGTTTCCACGATTCCAAGTTCATCTTTAAGGGTATTGTTTCCGTTCTCGAATCAAACTTTACCATGTACTGTCGtccagcaaaataaaaacttgaCGAGTTCGTGTTCAATGTCGTGTACCGAACAGGCTAATCACTAGCTGTTCGCCTGGGCTTCATTATGCTTCATTTACAGGTTCATAAATGGATTGGCTTGTGGTACATTGACACAAGTGAGAATATCTCTTCAGCGAGGGTGAAAACTGCAGCAGAATTTCTCAACTTGCGTGAATGTGATAATAGGAACAGGATCAATACGCTTTTCAACCCTTGCGAGTATACGATCCGTGACCAGGTGACTGATTTTTGACTTGTTGAATGCATCTACTCGACACTTGTTCGAAATGTTGTGCATCTTTATGGAGACTTCGgttaatttttcttttctattacTGAAATACTGTATAATCCCACTTTGCGACTGTTATTGGGCAAGAACCTGCCAATGTCGCGAGAAAACAGCGGTAAACAAACTTGTGTGTAGTTCACGGTTCACTGAAaaccaaagaaaataaagactGAAACACACTAAGGGAAATACATTatgttttcatttcttttcaaAGTCATATCTAAATCCATGGACGCGGTAGATTTGGCAACTCTCAATATGCAACTTTTCAGCCTGCATTTTGCTATGTATATTTGTGTTTTCTATCATTGAATTTTAAAATCAATATAAATTCATATAAATTGATAAGACCTTCAAGggttgggttacctgtgtaaCAGTTCGGAAGTCGTTTCGGCTATACTTCGGATCTATTTCGGAACAACTCCGGGTCTGGGGTTCCTATGACGGCAGCGTAGAAAATCGATATGAAAGTAAACGTCAGTGACAAGATGAATATTACAGCAATGTTTCATAAATTGATAATTTCAAAAGCACTATATTCTTTAAACAGCTTCCAGCTCGAAAACTGGTAATTGGAAGAAATTTATGTTGATATATAATAGGTTGGCGGAAATCCATGTCGAAAATGACTAAAAAAGGGGAAATGACAAAATTTGATAGCTAGACCAAAATTTATGTCTAAAATAAATGATTAATTAGACAAAAACGTTTCAAGTCTAAATGTGTGAAGCTCAAACAAACAGTCGCGAccaacaataaaataaaatacaaaga
Protein-coding regions in this window:
- the LOC5507642 gene encoding galactose-3-O-sulfotransferase 3, coding for MTIPIRALFALVIAFSAVVVIFYGTSYTGDRYHCQKERSISLKAEEESERITLTNQQSDTHKVSPRKLPSRAHRKDSKKSVKSKKSTHVSSTKSCQRVDHVLFLKTHKTGGSTVTNILNRYADKWNLTVVLPSQKHLFTFLWPTRFRLTYTAPLYKIDANILCNHARYNSKPMHWLFPKPKTKYISILRDPVLQYESVFNFMHFANPLGFNQEIDPLGTFLKYPPSFKDSRPFMKKTLALHLLRNPMMFDLGLDFRYFQNATAVDHYLKFLNEEFDLVMIMEHFDESLVLLKRLMCWTYEDILYFKLNERQDKHKRKSLDEEVRQDILSWNRADSLLYDHFNKTLWAKIKEQGAPFQRELKIFRRINKRISNQCLQKGDYLDEAYTGVYVKGYSLKQDLPGALLKRCESMKRNEISYVKYFRRNMMQKFMDIEEPEEYLDDPANDWDTATDYEHVPELSGFGSAEYSASGRTYAHKEMR